The following coding sequences lie in one Arachis ipaensis cultivar K30076 chromosome B03, Araip1.1, whole genome shotgun sequence genomic window:
- the LOC107628941 gene encoding RING-H2 finger protein ATL65 produces the protein MPPSSSHHWIWPPTPSPSPSPSPSATFTKSTLPPPSPSKSPVDFSPPLIAMVVVIAAAFLLVTYSRLIARHLTPPLHRLIRRFRRRRRTHSFLPSSSGDLDSLPYYYDSPFDPHIPPSSFSPYGLDDSVIKTIPFSLYAALYAGELNSTSSRRSSSRRDCAVCLFEFEDDDYVRTLPLCSHTFHVDCIDAWLRSHANCPLCRAGVLSAASPFTPMFAARIRPSLDDDAIFHRIAAEHTPPPPEDYRHATATVSAAPEITVEVPEEGFNGRDFLLKRSYSFGFERSLASERMLVMEPATASPWRYRRGGSSSSFWSKRPSPFGSIGKPRVFSFRYYRGMKSPFFRRRGFFPLSESSMRYAGGGSSSRRSKSIASPMFLRSSVLTSAAGAAGFSSSRLRCGDPEALLSPERFNRR, from the coding sequence ATGCCACCTTCTTCTTCTCATCATTGGATATGGCCTCCAACACCATCTCCATCTCCATCTCCATCTCCATCCGCCACCTTCACCAAGTCAACGCTGCCGCCACCGTCACCTTCTAAGTCTCCGGTGGACTTCAGCCCTCCCCTCATAGCAATGGTTGTTGTCATCGCCGCCGCCTTCCTCCTCGTTACATACTCCCGTCTCATAGCCCGCCACCTCACTCCTCCACTCCACCGCCTCATAAGACGCTTCCGCCGTCGCCGCCGCACTCATTCCTTCCTCCCTTCCTCCTCCGGCGACCTAGACTCCCTCCCTTACTACTACGACTCCCCCTTCGACCCTCATATCCCACCTTCCTCCTTCTCCCCTTACGGCCTCGACGACTCCGTCATCAAAACCATCCCTTTCTCCCTTTACGCCGCCCTATACGCCGGCGAACTCAACAGCACCTCCTCTCGCCGTTCATCTTCACGCCGCGACTGCGCCGTTTGCCTCTTCGAATTCGAAGACGATGATTACGTTCGAACCTTGCCTCTTTGCTCACACACCTTCCATGTTGATTGCATCGATGCTTGGCTTCGTTCCCACGCAAACTGCCCTCTCTGCCGCGCCGGGGTTCTCTCCGCCGCCTCGCCGTTTACTCCCATGTTCGCCGCTAGGATTCGACCAAGTCTCGACGACGATGCCATCTTCCACCGGATAGCGGCGGAGCACACTCCGCCTCCTCCGGAGGACTATCGTCATGCTACGGCGACGGTTTCGGCGGCGCCGGAGATTACCGTGGAAGTTCCGGAGGAGGGGTTCAACGGGAGGGACTTTCTATTGAAACGTTCTTATTCGTTTGGGTTCGAAAGGAGCTTGGCGTCGGAGAGGATGTTGGTAATGGAGCCGGCGACGGCGTCCCCGTGGCGGTACCGGAGAGGAGGGAGCAGCAGCAGTTTCTGGAGCAAGAGACCTTCGCCGTTTGGATCTATTGGGAAGCCGAGGGTGTTCTCTTTCAGATACTACAGAGGGATGAAGTCACCATTTTTCCGGCGAAGAGGGTTTTTTCCGTTGTCGGAGTCAAGCATGAGGTACGCCGGTGGCGGGAGCTCGTCGCGGCGGAGTAAGTCCATCGCTAGCCCCATGTTCTTAAGGTCTTCCGTATTGACCTCGGCAGCTGGCGCGGCGGGGTTTTCGTCGAGCCGGCTGAGATGCGGCGATCCCGAGGCACTGCTTTCGCCGGAGAGGTTCAACAgaagatga